From Gemmatimonadota bacterium:
CGCGTCAGCACGAACAGCACGTCCACGTCCGGGTCGGAGAAGAGCGCATCCGCATCCGTGGAGGCCTGCGCGAAGCCGAACTTCTCCGCGGCGTGGCGGCTGGAGATCCCGCTGGTCGTGCAGACGGTACGCAGGTCGAAGCCGCCCGCGGCCTGCAGCGCCGGCAGCAACGTGCGGGTGGCGAAGAGCCCCGCGCCCAGCACGCCCACGCGCGGTGCATCGACCGGGGCGCGCCCGGTTCCGGCGGCGGCCACCGGCACGACGCGCGTGGGCGGAGCCGGCGCGGGTGTGTCGGGATACGACAGGACGACACCGAGCGGCTGCGGACCGTCTTCGCCCAGCGAGCCGTACAGGTCCAGCGCGTCCGCGAACGCGACCCGGTCGGTGACGAGCGGCGCCGTATCCAGCCGCCGGTCACGCATGAGGTCGAGCACCGCCTCCAGGTTGCGCTGCTCCGTCCAGCGCACGTAGCCCAGCGGGTAATCGATCCCCCGATCCTCGTACTGGGGGTCGTAGCGACCGGGCCCGTAGGAGCGCGAGATCTTGAGGTCGAGCTCCTTCATGTAGAACGGACGGCGCGGCACCTCCAGCCCGACCGCGCCCACTGCCACGACGCGGCCGCGGTCGCGCGCGATCTCGGCCGCGAGCTCGATGGGTGCGGAGCTGTCGGTCGAGGCGGTGACCAGCACGGCGTCGACCCCGCGCCCACCCGTCCACTCCTGCACGAGCGCGAGGGGATCGTCAGCGCCGATGCGCCCGCCGCGCTCCGCGCCCAGGGCGCGTGCGCGCTCCACCCGCCCCGGATCCAGATCGAAGCCGCAGACGGCCAGCCCGGCGGCGCGCGCGAGCTGCACGGTGATGAGCCCGATCAGCCCCAGCCCCACCACCGCCACCCGCTCCCCGAGCTGGCACTCCGCGAGGCGGAGCCCGTGCAGCGCGATCGCGGCCACCGTGGCGAAGCAGGCCGACTCCGCCGGGACGCCGTCGGGGACGCGGGCCAGCAGGTTGCGGGGCACGCACAGCACCTCGGCATGGCCCGCGCCGGCCGCGGCGACCCGGTCCCCGACCTCGAGGCCCTCCACGCCCGGCCCCACCTCCACGATCACCCCGGCGGCGGAGTACCCGAGGGGCATCGGCTGATCCAGGCGGGCGCGGGTGGCGTCGAGCGCGGTCAACACGCCTTCGGTACGCGCCTTCTCCACCACCTTGCGCACGAGATCCGGACGGGAGCGCGCCTTGGCCAGAAGGCTCTTGCGGGCGAAGTCGACCAGCATGCGCTCGGTCCCGATGGAGACGAGCGACGCCTCGGTACGGACCAACACGTGGCCCGACCGCACGATGGGCGCGGGCACGTCGGCGAGGCGCGTCTCCCCCGCCGGGTACTGCAGAAGCTGCTTCACGTCGTGTCCTGTCCAGGCGCGGGGGCCGTCCGACCCGGCTCCGGCCCTTCCGGGGCCGGGAGCGGCGGCCGCTCCCCGTCCACGAAGGCCCGCATCCACAGCTCCAACGTCAGGAGCTGCCAGACCGGGTAGGCGAGGTCGGCATCCCCCGCGCGGTGTGCCTCGATCCGGGTCCGCACCGCCTCCGGGCGCAGGATCCCGCGGCGCCGAATCTGATCGAACGACAGCAGATCGTCCACCATCCCGGCGAGGTCGTGCGTGAGCCAGTGGTCGTGGGGCGCGCCGAAGCCGGCCTTGGGCTGGTGGAGCACCTCGTCGGGCACCCGCCCGGCGAGCGCCCGGCGCAGGACGTACTTGGTCACCGGGCGCAGCCCGCCGTGCAGCTTCAGGTCCGGAGCCAGGTGCTGGAAGGCGAACTCCACCAGCGGCCGATCCAGCAGCGGCACCCGCACCTCGACCGAGGACGCCATGCTCATCTTGTCGTTGTAGTCGAGGTTGAGGCTGGGGAGGAACGTCCCCAGATCCACCGCCATGCGCTGCTCCAGCGGGTCGGCGTGGGCGTGCTCCTCGAACAGCGCGCGATGGTGCACGTAGGGGTCCACGGCGCCGCCTGCTTCGATCCAGCCGGGCGTCAGCAGCGCGCGGCGCGCGGGCTCGTCGAGGTAGGTGGCGTCGCGGAGGAACGCCTCGACCGGCGGCAAGGAGGCGCTGCGTCCGAACTTCCGGGCCAGCCGCGTCCACCCCATCCACCGTGTGCCGCGCAGCGCCGGCAGATGGGTGAGCAGCGGTTCCAGCGCGAGACGCCGGAGTGGCGCAGGCAGCCGGCGGTAGCGGTCGCGCAGCCGTTCGACCGCGTACTTGCGGTACCCGCCGAACACCTCGTCGCCGCCCACACCCGAGAGCAATACGGTGACCTCGCGCCCGGCGGCCCGGCACACCTCGAACGCCGTGAGGATCGCCGGGTCGGCCACCGCGTCGTCCATCGACCACACCAGCCCCGGTAGCGAAGCCGCCACGTCGGGCTCGACCACGATCTCCTGGTGGCGACAGCCGAAGCGCTCCGCAGTGCGGCGCGCCACGGCGGGATCGTCCAGGGTGGCCTCGCCGCGCCGGTGTCCGGCCGGGAAGGTGATCGTGAACGTGCGTACGGGCCCGTCGGAGTGCTCGACCATGGCGGCCACGATGGCCGTCGAGTCGAGCCCGGCGCTGAGGAAGGCTCCCACCGGGACGTCGGAGACCATCTGGCGTCCCACGGCCGCCTCCAGTTGGTCACGCACGGCCGCCACGGCGGCACGCTCCGGAAGCCGCGGCCGGGCGGGGTCGGCGATCCGCAGCCGCCAGTAGCGCTCCTGCCGCCAGCCGCCGTCCTGCGCCAACGCCCAGTGGGCGGGGGGCAGCTTGTCCACCCCGGCGAACAGCGTGTCCGGCTCGGGCACCCACAGCAACGCGAGGTAGCGTTGCAGGGCCACGGGATCCACGGTGGCGTCGAAGTCGGGCAGCTCCACGAAGGCCTTGGCCTCGGACGCGAACGCCACGCTCCCGCTCCGGCGCGTCACATAGAGTGGCTTGATGCCCAGCGGATCACGGGCGAGCAGCAGCGCCGGGCCGCCGTCGACGCGACCGAACCGTTTGCCACCCAGATCCACCGCAGCAAAGGCGAACATGCCGTCGAGCTGCGCCACCGCGTCCGTACCCCAGGCGTCCAGCGCGTGCAGGACCACCTCGGTGTCCGACGTGGAGCGGAAGCGCGCGCCCCCGCCCTC
This genomic window contains:
- a CDS encoding bi-domain-containing oxidoreductase, with protein sequence MKQLLQYPAGETRLADVPAPIVRSGHVLVRTEASLVSIGTERMLVDFARKSLLAKARSRPDLVRKVVEKARTEGVLTALDATRARLDQPMPLGYSAAGVIVEVGPGVEGLEVGDRVAAAGAGHAEVLCVPRNLLARVPDGVPAESACFATVAAIALHGLRLAECQLGERVAVVGLGLIGLITVQLARAAGLAVCGFDLDPGRVERARALGAERGGRIGADDPLALVQEWTGGRGVDAVLVTASTDSSAPIELAAEIARDRGRVVAVGAVGLEVPRRPFYMKELDLKISRSYGPGRYDPQYEDRGIDYPLGYVRWTEQRNLEAVLDLMRDRRLDTAPLVTDRVAFADALDLYGSLGEDGPQPLGVVLSYPDTPAPAPPTRVVPVAAAGTGRAPVDAPRVGVLGAGLFATRTLLPALQAAGGFDLRTVCTTSGISSRHAAEKFGFAQASTDADALFSDPDVDVLFVLTRHNLHAEQVERALDAGKHVFVEKPLCLDDAELARIGVAHARADRLLMVGFNRRFAPMSDALAGHFAPVGDPLLVHYRVNAGALPPDHWLHDPSVGGGRIVGEACHFLDWALWLCDAAPVRVRTAGLPAAGARPRDNVSITLEMEGGHVAIVSYHANGAAALGKERIEVSGGGRSAVLDDFRELALHDGGRTRRRRDRLRQDKGHRAEMERLGAALRSGGPSPTPFASLVGTMRASFAAADALRTGRDVFVAGEHA
- the asnB gene encoding asparagine synthase (glutamine-hydrolyzing), with amino-acid sequence MCGIVGLLGRGDEAALARMTARLQHRGPDDSGLWTHRSERTGFVGLGNRRLAIRDLSPAGHMPMRSADGELHLTYNGELYNAAELRRRLEGGGARFRSTSDTEVVLHALDAWGTDAVAQLDGMFAFAAVDLGGKRFGRVDGGPALLLARDPLGIKPLYVTRRSGSVAFASEAKAFVELPDFDATVDPVALQRYLALLWVPEPDTLFAGVDKLPPAHWALAQDGGWRQERYWRLRIADPARPRLPERAAVAAVRDQLEAAVGRQMVSDVPVGAFLSAGLDSTAIVAAMVEHSDGPVRTFTITFPAGHRRGEATLDDPAVARRTAERFGCRHQEIVVEPDVAASLPGLVWSMDDAVADPAILTAFEVCRAAGREVTVLLSGVGGDEVFGGYRKYAVERLRDRYRRLPAPLRRLALEPLLTHLPALRGTRWMGWTRLARKFGRSASLPPVEAFLRDATYLDEPARRALLTPGWIEAGGAVDPYVHHRALFEEHAHADPLEQRMAVDLGTFLPSLNLDYNDKMSMASSVEVRVPLLDRPLVEFAFQHLAPDLKLHGGLRPVTKYVLRRALAGRVPDEVLHQPKAGFGAPHDHWLTHDLAGMVDDLLSFDQIRRRGILRPEAVRTRIEAHRAGDADLAYPVWQLLTLELWMRAFVDGERPPLPAPEGPEPGRTAPAPGQDTT